The following proteins come from a genomic window of Bactrocera tryoni isolate S06 chromosome 1, CSIRO_BtryS06_freeze2, whole genome shotgun sequence:
- the LOC120775368 gene encoding LOW QUALITY PROTEIN: uncharacterized protein LOC120775368 (The sequence of the model RefSeq protein was modified relative to this genomic sequence to represent the inferred CDS: inserted 2 bases in 1 codon; substituted 1 base at 1 genomic stop codon), with translation YLTKAFLFLIILVSQSDEFPNFDVEKMQRNLESDNLNITREEDDFDAINRWFDYNVLERHGQLLLLIACRQLTQVEVNFLLTHIHTLPGXELLAXWIRKPAPRSKINMRFTEPRGIGAAYSDEKTLLAVCSEETEMNPKLLQYNKAEDKWQEYASIEID, from the exons TATCTCACAAAAGCGTTTTTATTTCTGATAATACTAGTCAGCCAAAGCGATGAGTTTCCAAATTTCGATGTTGAAAAAATGCAACGTAATCTGGAATCTGATAATTTGAATATAACTCGTGAGGAAGATGATTTCGATGCCATTAACCGTTGGTTCGATTACAATGTTCTTGAGCGTCATGGACAACTGCTACTTTTAATAGCTTGTCGCCAGCTTACCCAAGTCGAAGTGAACTTTCTgttgacacacatacatacactaccTGGTTGAGAGCTGCTGGC GTGGATCAGAAAGCCTGCACCGcgatcaaaaataaatatgcgaTTTACAGAACCACGTGGGATCGGTGCTGCTTATTCTGATGAAAAAACATTGCTGGCGGTTTGCTCAGAGGAAACAGAG aTGAATCCCAAGCTGCTGCAATATAACAAAGCTGAGGATAAGTGGCAAGAATACGCGAGTATAGAAATCGATTAG